Proteins from a genomic interval of Ferrovibrio terrae:
- a CDS encoding MarR family winged helix-turn-helix transcriptional regulator, translating to MTGPRTRRIATVRQFNRFYTHCIGLLDESLSQGSFSLTEIRVLFELADEEVVTATALNRRLGLDLGYLSRILHRFERSGFLQREIGRQDRRELQLRLTPAGRAAIAPLDQAASAEVARWLRPLGEQKQRELLAAMQAIMHLLGEAEG from the coding sequence ATGACGGGCCCTCGCACCCGGCGCATTGCCACCGTGCGGCAGTTCAACCGCTTCTATACGCATTGCATCGGCCTGCTGGATGAAAGCCTGTCGCAGGGCAGCTTCTCCCTGACCGAAATCCGCGTGCTGTTCGAACTGGCCGACGAGGAGGTGGTCACGGCCACGGCGCTGAACCGCCGGCTTGGCCTTGATCTGGGATATCTCAGCCGCATCCTGCATCGCTTCGAGCGCAGCGGCTTCCTGCAGCGCGAAATCGGCCGGCAGGATCGCCGCGAGCTGCAATTGCGTCTGACACCGGCCGGACGTGCCGCGATTGCGCCGCTGGATCAGGCCGCAAGTGCGGAAGTGGCACGCTGGCTGCGGCCATTGGGCGAGCAGAAGCAGCGCGAACTGCTGGCCGCCATGCAGGCGATCATGCATCTGCTGGGCGAGGCCGAAGGCTAG
- a CDS encoding DMT family transporter, whose protein sequence is MTAWLQTVWRRPYLLLWLPPAFWAGNLVLGRGFADTIPPVTLAVGRWLVALLILLPFVLQGLWRQRGLLWRQRWLILACGAFGIAGYNALAYVALQTVPAVNVAFLNSTLPLMIPVAAFLLGRERVSRQTLAGIVISFIGICWIVSRGTMATLFALQFEQADLLVLLAILNYAVYSVLLRRRDPALDPLVFLASTMMTGLAVLLPFWLWELQAGAVIPLDAASVAAVLYIGVFASLLAFILWNRCVALLGATVTGVSFHLVAVFTALLAFALLGEPVQGFHALGILLILSGFAIATLPPARRRPA, encoded by the coding sequence ATGACTGCGTGGCTTCAGACGGTCTGGCGGCGACCCTATCTGCTGCTCTGGCTACCGCCGGCCTTCTGGGCCGGTAACCTGGTACTGGGCCGCGGGTTTGCCGATACCATCCCGCCCGTCACGCTCGCGGTCGGACGCTGGCTGGTCGCGCTGCTGATCCTGCTGCCCTTCGTCCTGCAGGGCCTGTGGCGCCAGCGCGGCCTGCTGTGGCGTCAGCGCTGGCTGATCCTTGCCTGTGGCGCCTTCGGCATTGCCGGCTACAACGCGCTGGCCTATGTGGCGCTGCAGACCGTGCCGGCGGTGAACGTGGCCTTCCTGAATTCCACCCTGCCTCTGATGATCCCGGTTGCCGCTTTTCTGCTGGGCCGCGAAAGGGTGTCGCGTCAGACGCTTGCCGGCATCGTGATCTCGTTCATCGGCATCTGCTGGATTGTCTCGCGCGGCACCATGGCCACGCTGTTCGCCCTGCAGTTCGAGCAGGCGGACCTGCTGGTGCTGCTGGCGATCCTGAATTACGCCGTCTATTCGGTGTTGCTGCGGCGGCGCGACCCCGCGCTCGATCCGCTGGTTTTCCTGGCGTCGACGATGATGACCGGCCTGGCTGTGCTGCTGCCGTTCTGGCTCTGGGAGCTACAGGCCGGGGCCGTGATACCCCTTGATGCGGCTTCGGTGGCCGCCGTGCTCTATATCGGCGTCTTTGCATCCCTTTTGGCCTTCATCCTGTGGAACCGCTGCGTCGCCCTGCTGGGCGCAACTGTGACCGGCGTTTCCTTTCATCTGGTGGCGGTATTCACCGCGCTGCTGGCGTTTGCCTTGCTCGGCGAGCCGGTGCAGGGTTTTCACGCCCTGGGCATCCTGCTGATTCTCTCCGGCTTCGCCATCGCGACGTTGCCGCCTGCACGACGCCGTCCGGCATGA
- a CDS encoding alanyl-tRNA editing protein, with the protein MSRYYCHDNPEVLTLRSLVLESQPGLVRLAEMPFYPGGGGQLPDQGSLEWTDGNVGIAGFESIGGRLWIRLQQPVELSGEVQARVDPAFRQTQRELHTGLHIINALVFQAFDGALVTGVQMNADGTARIDFDLPDADNDRLRALEPAINDAIRQNLPVQESYIALDDAYDEKGLLRSRSVTPPPTTDGLIRIIEIAGLDRQACGGTHLTSTGGSRPIRILKIDNKGRHNRRMRIGLEG; encoded by the coding sequence ATGTCGCGATATTACTGCCATGACAATCCCGAGGTGCTGACCCTGCGCAGCCTGGTGCTGGAAAGCCAGCCCGGCCTGGTCCGGCTGGCCGAAATGCCGTTCTACCCCGGCGGTGGCGGGCAGTTGCCGGACCAGGGCAGTCTCGAATGGACCGATGGCAATGTCGGCATCGCGGGGTTCGAGAGCATCGGCGGGCGCCTCTGGATCAGGCTGCAGCAGCCGGTCGAACTTTCCGGCGAGGTCCAGGCCAGGGTCGATCCCGCCTTCCGCCAGACCCAGCGCGAGTTGCATACCGGTCTGCATATCATCAACGCGCTGGTCTTCCAGGCGTTCGATGGTGCGCTGGTTACCGGCGTGCAGATGAATGCCGATGGCACGGCGCGGATCGATTTCGATCTTCCCGATGCCGACAACGACCGCCTGCGTGCGCTTGAACCCGCGATCAACGACGCCATCCGGCAGAACCTGCCGGTACAGGAAAGCTACATCGCGCTCGACGATGCCTATGATGAAAAGGGCCTGCTGCGCTCGCGGTCAGTCACACCGCCGCCGACCACCGACGGCCTGATCCGCATCATTGAGATTGCCGGACTCGACCGACAGGCCTGCGGCGGCACACATCTCACGTCCACCGGCGGTTCGCGGCCGATCCGTATTCTGAAGATCGACAACAAGGGCCGGCACAACCGTCGCATGCGCATCGGCCTCGAGGGCTGA
- a CDS encoding AraC family transcriptional regulator: MENRPIRTAPKNAAHFWQDPHVAGLSLLHADFTRHDYAPHSHDALVVAVTETGGAEFTSRGRTEEARQDVLLVFNPDEPHSGRMARSPRWRYRSLYMETQAIAEAARLAGLDRPAYFTANLFHDPELVAVFHNLHCALEQADDRLRQQELLAQGFAVLSRRYGSRRDAEESDAGDGHLLGRLRPVLEDRHAERLTLDDLSAPLGLSPFQLIRLFRRATGLTPHAYLTQIRLRAALRHLRAGLPIAEAAVAAGFFDQSALNRHFRRIYGITPRQFVAAQGIRPAA; the protein is encoded by the coding sequence ATGGAGAACCGCCCGATCCGGACCGCCCCGAAGAACGCCGCGCATTTCTGGCAGGATCCGCATGTCGCCGGCCTCAGCCTGCTGCATGCCGATTTCACCCGCCACGATTATGCGCCGCACAGCCATGACGCGCTGGTGGTGGCGGTGACCGAGACCGGCGGTGCCGAATTCACCAGCCGGGGCCGTACCGAGGAAGCCCGCCAGGATGTCCTGCTGGTGTTCAACCCCGACGAACCGCATTCCGGCCGGATGGCGCGCAGCCCGCGCTGGCGATACCGCTCCTTATATATGGAGACGCAGGCGATTGCCGAAGCCGCCCGGCTCGCCGGCCTCGACCGCCCGGCTTATTTCACCGCCAATCTGTTCCACGATCCCGAACTGGTCGCGGTGTTCCATAACCTGCATTGCGCCCTCGAACAGGCAGATGACCGCCTGCGTCAACAGGAGTTGCTGGCGCAGGGTTTCGCCGTGCTGAGCCGACGCTACGGCAGCCGTCGCGATGCAGAAGAGTCCGATGCGGGAGACGGACATCTGCTGGGCCGGCTGCGGCCGGTGCTGGAAGACCGCCATGCCGAGCGCCTTACGCTGGATGACCTGAGCGCCCCGCTTGGCCTGAGCCCGTTCCAGTTGATCCGCCTGTTCCGCCGTGCCACCGGCCTGACTCCGCATGCCTATCTGACCCAGATCCGGCTGCGGGCGGCATTGCGTCATCTGCGTGCCGGCCTGCCGATCGCCGAGGCGGCGGTGGCGGCCGGCTTCTTCGACCAGAGTGCGCTGAACCGCCACTTCCGCCGGATCTATGGCATCACGCCCCGGCAGTTCGTCGCCGCCCAGGGCATCCGCCCGGCGGCTTAA
- a CDS encoding twin transmembrane helix small protein, producing MQNFVHFLIPAFAVATFLVLCVGLYALFRGGQFNRSYSNKLMRWRILLQFIAIILIGIASFAFRN from the coding sequence ATGCAGAACTTCGTCCACTTTCTGATCCCGGCCTTCGCTGTCGCCACCTTTCTGGTGCTCTGCGTCGGCCTCTACGCGCTGTTCCGCGGCGGCCAGTTCAACCGGTCCTATTCCAATAAGCTGATGCGCTGGCGCATCCTGCTGCAGTTCATCGCCATCATCCTGATCGGCATCGCCAGCTTCGCATTCCGCAACTGA
- a CDS encoding cob(I)yrinic acid a,c-diamide adenosyltransferase has protein sequence MVKLDRIYTRGGDKGMTSLGNGERVPKHDLRVEAFGAVDEANAAIGLARLHTAGTDLDAMLSRIQNDLFDLGADLCTPEDEENDPRRRPALRMDQVQVDRLEAEIDAMNANLGALTSFILPGGSPAAAYLHLARTITRRAERLVTALQDAERLNPAALSYINRLSDHLFVAARHANQDGIGDVLWVPGLNRG, from the coding sequence ATGGTTAAGCTCGACCGGATCTACACCCGCGGCGGCGACAAGGGCATGACCTCGCTGGGCAACGGCGAGCGCGTGCCCAAGCATGACCTGCGGGTGGAGGCCTTCGGCGCCGTCGATGAGGCCAACGCGGCCATTGGCCTTGCCCGGCTGCACACCGCGGGTACCGACCTGGATGCCATGCTGTCGCGCATCCAGAACGACCTGTTCGACCTTGGCGCCGATCTCTGCACCCCGGAAGACGAAGAGAACGACCCGCGCCGCCGGCCGGCGCTGCGGATGGACCAGGTGCAGGTCGACCGGCTGGAAGCCGAGATCGACGCCATGAATGCCAACCTGGGCGCGCTGACATCTTTTATATTGCCCGGCGGCAGCCCGGCCGCGGCCTACCTGCATCTTGCCCGCACCATCACCCGGCGCGCCGAACGGCTGGTGACGGCCCTGCAGGATGCCGAACGCCTCAATCCGGCGGCACTCAGCTATATCAACCGCCTGTCGGACCACCTGTTCGTGGCCGCCCGCCATGCCAACCAGGACGGCATCGGCGACGTGCTCTGGGTGCCGGGCCTGAACCGCGGCTAA
- a CDS encoding flagellar hook protein FlgE, with product MSISGALQTSITGLNGQSAAIGFISDNVANASTIGYKKVESRFQTLVTQSSAQANTHSPGGVINQPFFSNNTQGSIQQVSSTTSIALVGSGFIPVSKKNGTDGTTGLPTFETTSYFTRVGDFNQNSDGFLVNSSGYFLRGWPIDPVTGVVDSSATEEVRVSNLLDAPVATSVVDYAANLPSNALDTSGTLPATLPASSIQIFDALGNARTLNLTWTRTGNNAWELALNAPGADATASTTSFGPITVVFGGSIAGQNISPGTIASLGAADGTTPSGAGASALLGSAATAVNDDASISFSIDYGSGGQQIRLDLGSYGNSIGTTQYAGDTLTLNNFQQNGVPQGNFKNLAIDQDGFVSVTFDNGNVKQFYQIPVAKFRDPTELDRVAGNAFVETPSSGGAVLSQSGSSGAGDYVSAAIEGSNVDIAEEFSKLIVAQRTYSANARLITAADELLQETINIRR from the coding sequence ATGTCAATTAGTGGCGCTTTGCAGACCTCGATCACCGGCCTGAATGGTCAGTCCGCAGCGATCGGCTTTATCTCGGACAACGTCGCGAACGCGAGCACCATCGGCTACAAGAAGGTGGAATCGCGGTTCCAGACGCTGGTGACGCAGTCGAGCGCACAGGCGAATACGCACTCCCCCGGCGGCGTGATCAACCAGCCTTTCTTCTCCAATAATACCCAGGGCTCGATCCAGCAGGTGTCTTCCACCACCTCGATCGCCCTGGTCGGCAGCGGCTTCATCCCGGTCTCGAAGAAAAACGGCACGGACGGCACCACCGGCCTGCCGACTTTCGAAACCACCAGCTATTTCACCCGCGTCGGCGACTTCAACCAGAACAGCGATGGCTTCCTGGTGAATTCCTCGGGCTACTTCCTGCGCGGCTGGCCGATCGATCCGGTCACCGGCGTGGTCGACAGTTCGGCGACCGAGGAAGTGCGCGTCTCCAACCTGCTCGACGCCCCTGTGGCGACCAGCGTGGTCGATTATGCCGCCAACCTGCCGTCCAACGCGCTGGACACGTCGGGCACGCTGCCGGCCACCTTGCCGGCCAGCTCGATCCAGATCTTCGACGCGCTGGGCAACGCCCGCACGCTGAACCTGACCTGGACCCGCACCGGCAACAATGCCTGGGAACTGGCACTGAATGCTCCCGGCGCCGATGCCACCGCCTCTACAACCTCCTTCGGCCCGATCACTGTGGTTTTCGGTGGCTCGATCGCCGGCCAGAACATCTCGCCCGGCACCATCGCCAGCCTCGGCGCCGCAGACGGCACCACGCCGTCGGGTGCCGGCGCCAGCGCCCTGCTGGGTTCGGCAGCGACTGCTGTTAACGACGATGCGTCCATCAGCTTCAGCATCGACTACGGCTCGGGCGGCCAGCAGATCCGTCTCGACCTGGGGTCCTATGGCAACTCGATCGGCACGACGCAGTATGCCGGCGACACGCTGACACTGAATAACTTCCAGCAGAACGGTGTGCCGCAGGGTAACTTCAAGAACCTTGCGATCGACCAGGACGGCTTCGTCTCGGTCACCTTCGACAACGGTAACGTCAAGCAGTTCTACCAGATCCCGGTCGCCAAGTTCCGAGATCCGACCGAACTGGACCGTGTGGCGGGTAACGCCTTCGTCGAAACTCCGAGCTCCGGCGGTGCCGTGTTGTCGCAGTCAGGTTCGAGCGGCGCCGGTGATTATGTGTCGGCTGCCATCGAAGGTTCGAACGTCGATATCGCCGAAGAGTTCTCCAAGCTGATTGTCGCCCAGCGTACCTACTCGGCCAATGCCCGGCTGATCACCGCTGCCGACGAACTGCTCCAGGAAACCATCAATATCCGCCGCTAA
- the flgK gene encoding flagellar hook-associated protein FlgK, whose translation MSLSAALNTAVIGLQTLQSQTRIAAGNVSNAQNPEYTRKLATLTTPVAEGLPQSALISSVTRAVAPEIQQDFYSSNADYGRLQMQLGYSKELAEALDATNTTGDQPTILAMMTRFEDAWKQLEATPENNDFKSLVVQRGNELATEIRRLNGLQSELQNRAQQNIQTDIEAINNATSKIAELNRKIASLAAAGTPVGDLEDMRDAEIKRLSDKVGIRTLENDRGEVFVYTTGGVQLVGTTAQKFEYVEIANPPTHPQAGIYLEGSSTDVTGGFLNGSTRASLNYLDVTPTALASSDPNVGALAKFFNQLDAFAANLVDVVNNAYGGPFFDYTAPVGTPPDEAGLITVESSITLDPSTLDANVAGAVQQAMRNTTMTNAQVNRAGDPNGLVVANVNIFGVANGILSYQARSTADNELQRDSAERLQHTLDQKYRNITGVNIDDELAQLQLLQNNYAALANVMNTITQMFDTLVNIGR comes from the coding sequence ATGTCCTTGAGCGCCGCCCTTAACACTGCCGTTATCGGCCTGCAGACCCTGCAGAGCCAGACGCGCATTGCCGCGGGCAACGTCTCAAATGCCCAGAACCCGGAATACACCCGCAAGCTCGCGACCCTGACCACCCCGGTGGCAGAAGGCCTGCCGCAGTCGGCGCTGATCTCGAGCGTCACTCGCGCGGTCGCCCCGGAAATCCAGCAGGACTTCTACAGCTCCAACGCCGATTACGGCCGCCTGCAGATGCAGCTCGGCTATTCGAAGGAACTTGCCGAAGCGCTGGATGCCACCAACACCACCGGCGACCAGCCGACCATCCTGGCGATGATGACCCGCTTCGAGGATGCCTGGAAGCAGCTGGAAGCCACGCCGGAAAACAACGACTTCAAAAGCCTGGTCGTGCAGCGCGGCAATGAGCTGGCGACAGAAATCCGCCGCCTGAACGGTCTGCAGTCGGAACTGCAGAACCGCGCCCAGCAGAATATCCAGACCGATATCGAAGCGATCAATAACGCGACAAGCAAGATCGCCGAACTGAACCGCAAGATCGCCTCGCTGGCCGCTGCCGGCACTCCGGTCGGCGACCTTGAGGATATGCGCGATGCCGAAATCAAGCGCCTGTCCGACAAGGTCGGCATCCGCACGCTGGAGAATGATCGCGGCGAAGTGTTCGTCTACACCACCGGCGGCGTCCAGCTCGTCGGCACGACGGCCCAGAAGTTTGAATATGTGGAGATCGCCAATCCGCCGACCCACCCGCAGGCCGGCATCTATCTCGAGGGTTCGAGCACCGACGTCACCGGCGGCTTCCTGAACGGATCGACCCGCGCCTCGCTGAATTATCTCGACGTCACCCCGACCGCGCTTGCATCAAGCGATCCGAATGTCGGCGCACTGGCGAAGTTCTTCAATCAGCTTGACGCTTTCGCCGCCAACCTGGTCGACGTGGTGAACAACGCCTATGGCGGCCCCTTCTTCGATTATACCGCCCCCGTCGGCACGCCGCCGGACGAAGCCGGCCTGATCACCGTGGAAAGCAGCATCACGCTCGATCCGAGCACGCTGGATGCCAACGTCGCTGGTGCCGTGCAGCAGGCGATGCGCAACACCACAATGACCAATGCCCAGGTCAACCGCGCCGGCGACCCGAACGGCCTGGTAGTCGCCAATGTCAATATCTTTGGCGTCGCGAACGGCATTCTGTCCTACCAGGCGCGTTCCACGGCAGATAACGAACTGCAGCGCGACAGCGCGGAACGCCTGCAGCACACGCTGGATCAGAAATATCGCAACATCACCGGCGTCAACATCGACGACGAGCTTGCGCAATTGCAGCTTCTGCAGAACAATTATGCCGCGCTGGCCAATGTGATGAACACGATCACGCAGATGTTTGACACCCTTGTCAACATCGGGAGGTAA
- a CDS encoding flagellin — MVSLVGTTQYATQLDVTRNVRLLNLQLSRQNQQLADGRYADGLIGVSQRAQELGNLKSEIGTVNNYKSAVQQAQNRTNLYALTIEEIIDIATEAQDTMIKNRDPYFAASAAPDVQANLLLDRIGGLLQTKDGDRYLFAGTNYTQNPINGTISDLPAIYPANAVPGVDYNPFAAFTVPAAFPGTSLYNTANDFYINPTAAAPGTYDDFYNSAGTTLYTDDNEQLSYGVSAAEGGFQILVDAILRFRDATQDIAGNPDNYQVRVDQARTQLNEAISSLKSIASRNGYKQQQLTEVMERHDRSLDVLKVRVGSIENVDIGEVSVNIKNLQTTLEASYVITRDSLQLSLVNFLR, encoded by the coding sequence ATGGTTTCGCTCGTAGGCACCACGCAATACGCGACCCAGCTCGATGTCACCCGCAACGTGCGGCTGCTGAACCTGCAGCTGTCGAGGCAGAACCAGCAGCTGGCCGACGGCCGCTATGCCGACGGCCTGATCGGCGTGTCGCAGCGCGCCCAGGAGCTGGGCAATCTCAAGTCTGAAATCGGCACGGTCAACAACTACAAGAGCGCGGTGCAGCAGGCGCAGAACCGCACCAACCTCTACGCTCTCACCATCGAAGAGATCATCGATATCGCCACCGAGGCGCAGGATACGATGATCAAGAATCGCGACCCGTATTTTGCCGCCAGCGCGGCGCCGGACGTGCAGGCCAATCTTCTGCTCGACCGCATCGGCGGCCTGCTGCAGACCAAGGACGGCGACCGCTATCTGTTTGCCGGCACCAACTACACCCAGAACCCGATCAACGGCACGATCTCGGACCTGCCCGCGATCTATCCCGCCAATGCCGTTCCGGGCGTGGACTACAACCCCTTCGCGGCCTTCACGGTTCCGGCTGCTTTCCCGGGCACCTCGCTGTACAACACGGCGAACGACTTCTATATCAACCCGACCGCAGCCGCGCCCGGCACCTACGACGATTTCTACAATTCGGCCGGCACCACCCTGTATACCGACGACAACGAGCAGCTGAGCTATGGTGTGTCGGCGGCCGAAGGCGGCTTCCAGATTCTGGTCGATGCCATCCTCCGCTTCCGCGACGCCACGCAGGATATCGCGGGCAATCCGGATAACTACCAGGTCCGTGTCGACCAGGCGCGCACCCAGCTCAATGAGGCGATTTCCTCGCTGAAGTCGATTGCCTCGCGCAACGGCTACAAGCAGCAGCAGCTGACCGAAGTAATGGAGCGCCATGACCGCTCGCTCGACGTGCTGAAGGTGCGCGTCGGCAGCATCGAGAATGTCGATATCGGCGAGGTTTCGGTCAACATCAAGAACCTGCAGACCACGCTGGAAGCTTCCTACGTGATCACGCGCGACAGCCTGCAGCTCTCGCTGGTCAACTTCCTCCGTTAA
- the cysS gene encoding cysteine--tRNA ligase gives MDIQLYNTLTRQKEIFRPLDPQRVTMYVCGPTVYNYAHIGNARPAVVFDTLYRLMQKSFPKVVYARNVTDVDDRINKAAKDQGVPISAITEKYLAVYHADIGALGVLPPGIEPKVTQHIDAIISMIERLMANGHAYEKDGQVLFHVPSFKQYGQLSRRDRDEMIAGARVDVAAYKRDPADFTLWKPSDADMVGWDSPWGRGRPGWHIECSAMIERNFGTGPIDIHGGGHDLIFPHHENEIAQSTCAHDGTQFCRTWMHNGFVNINAEKMSKSLGNVTLVHDLLKLAPGEALRLVLLSAHYRQPLDWTENAVKDARTQLDRLYRALDSLKDVQAAETTAPAAFMAALADDLNTPKALAELHQIANAANKATDPAERARLKGELVAAGWLIGLLQQDPAVWLKGTGAADVDAAAIEALIAERKAARARKDWAESDRIRDELAARGILLEDKAGETTWRVAS, from the coding sequence ATGGACATTCAGCTCTACAACACCCTCACCCGCCAGAAGGAAATCTTCCGGCCGCTCGATCCGCAGCGGGTGACGATGTATGTCTGCGGCCCCACCGTCTACAACTACGCCCATATCGGCAACGCCCGCCCGGCCGTGGTGTTCGACACGCTCTACCGGCTGATGCAGAAGAGCTTCCCGAAGGTGGTCTACGCCCGCAACGTCACCGATGTGGACGACAGGATCAACAAGGCCGCCAAGGACCAGGGCGTGCCGATCAGCGCGATCACGGAAAAGTATCTGGCGGTCTATCATGCCGACATTGGCGCGCTCGGCGTGCTGCCGCCGGGAATCGAACCCAAGGTGACGCAGCATATCGACGCGATCATCAGCATGATCGAGCGCCTGATGGCCAATGGCCATGCCTACGAGAAGGACGGCCAGGTCCTGTTCCATGTGCCCTCCTTCAAGCAGTATGGCCAGCTGTCGCGCCGCGACCGCGACGAGATGATCGCCGGCGCCCGCGTCGACGTCGCCGCCTACAAGCGCGACCCGGCCGATTTCACCCTGTGGAAACCCTCGGATGCCGACATGGTGGGCTGGGACAGCCCTTGGGGCCGCGGCCGGCCCGGCTGGCATATCGAATGCTCGGCGATGATCGAACGCAATTTCGGCACCGGGCCGATCGACATCCATGGCGGCGGCCACGACCTGATCTTCCCGCATCATGAGAACGAGATCGCGCAGAGCACCTGCGCCCATGACGGCACGCAATTCTGCCGCACCTGGATGCATAACGGCTTCGTCAATATCAACGCCGAGAAGATGTCGAAGTCGCTCGGCAATGTGACGCTGGTGCATGATCTGCTGAAGCTGGCGCCGGGCGAGGCTTTGCGCCTGGTGCTGCTGTCGGCGCATTACCGCCAGCCGCTCGACTGGACCGAAAATGCCGTGAAGGACGCACGTACCCAGCTTGACCGGCTGTATCGCGCCCTGGACTCGCTGAAGGACGTCCAGGCCGCCGAGACGACAGCGCCCGCTGCCTTCATGGCCGCGCTGGCCGACGACCTGAACACGCCCAAGGCACTGGCCGAACTGCACCAGATCGCCAATGCGGCGAACAAGGCGACCGATCCGGCCGAGCGGGCGCGCCTGAAGGGCGAGCTGGTGGCCGCCGGCTGGCTGATCGGCCTGCTGCAGCAGGATCCGGCCGTCTGGCTGAAGGGCACCGGCGCTGCGGATGTGGACGCCGCGGCCATCGAAGCGCTGATCGCCGAGCGCAAGGCGGCACGCGCCCGCAAGGACTGGGCAGAGTCGGATCGCATCCGTGACGAGCTGGCGGCGCGCGGCATCCTGCTGGAAGACAAGGCCGGTGAAACGACATGGCGCGTGGCGTCGTAA
- a CDS encoding SufE family protein — MSEADIRAVQDEIIEDFGTFDDWMDRYRFLIDLGRGLPPYPDELRTDDWRVKGCINRAWLHGEARDGRVYYQASSESEIVAGLIALLLKVYSGRTPQEIVDTPPEFLQKIGVWENITSNRINGLNGMIALIQAVAKAELKAA, encoded by the coding sequence ATGAGCGAAGCCGACATCAGGGCTGTACAGGACGAGATCATCGAGGATTTCGGCACCTTCGATGACTGGATGGATCGCTATCGCTTCCTGATCGATCTCGGTCGCGGCCTGCCACCCTATCCCGACGAGCTGCGCACCGACGACTGGCGGGTGAAGGGCTGTATCAATCGCGCCTGGCTGCATGGTGAAGCGCGCGATGGCCGCGTGTATTACCAGGCCAGCAGCGAGTCCGAGATCGTTGCCGGGCTGATCGCGCTGCTGCTGAAGGTCTATTCCGGCCGCACGCCGCAGGAGATCGTCGATACCCCGCCCGAGTTCCTGCAGAAGATCGGCGTGTGGGAAAACATCACCTCGAACCGCATCAACGGCCTGAATGGCATGATCGCGCTGATCCAGGCTGTGGCGAAGGCGGAACTGAAGGCGGCCTAA
- a CDS encoding iron-sulfur cluster assembly scaffold protein → MLNALYNEKILNFAAHIGQTERLANPDATVTHHSPLCGSRITVDLKLDPEGRVAAYGQQVRACALGQAAASILGQHIVGQDTATLRQLVGMMRSMLKENGPPPGADFAGGVFADLEVLVPVRDHKARHNAVLLPFEAAVKAIDQIEAAKQGA, encoded by the coding sequence ATGCTGAACGCCCTCTACAACGAAAAAATCCTTAATTTTGCGGCACATATCGGCCAGACCGAGCGGCTGGCCAACCCGGACGCGACCGTGACCCACCACAGCCCGCTCTGCGGCAGCCGGATCACGGTCGACCTCAAGCTGGATCCGGAGGGCCGGGTGGCCGCCTATGGCCAGCAGGTGCGGGCCTGTGCGCTCGGCCAGGCGGCCGCCAGCATCCTGGGCCAGCATATCGTCGGCCAGGACACCGCCACGCTGCGCCAGCTGGTCGGGATGATGCGCAGCATGCTCAAGGAGAACGGCCCGCCGCCGGGCGCGGATTTCGCCGGTGGCGTGTTTGCCGATCTGGAAGTGCTGGTGCCGGTGCGCGACCACAAGGCGCGCCACAATGCAGTACTGCTGCCGTTCGAGGCCGCCGTGAAGGCGATCGACCAGATCGAAGCCGCGAAGCAGGGCGCTTAG
- the hisI gene encoding phosphoribosyl-AMP cyclohydrolase has product MFAKRVSIEQVEEGNDLAPKFDADGLIACVTTAAKTGEVLMLGYMNAEALQKTIETGEAHYYSRSRKVLWHKGATSGLVQKVVEMRIDDDQDAVWLRVAIPGDASCHVGYRSCFYRSVPTGAPADQIELTFEEKEKMFDPKAVYGDAPNPTIL; this is encoded by the coding sequence GTGTTCGCCAAGCGTGTCTCGATTGAGCAGGTTGAAGAAGGCAATGATCTGGCGCCGAAATTCGACGCCGACGGCCTGATCGCCTGCGTCACCACCGCCGCCAAAACCGGCGAGGTCCTGATGCTCGGCTACATGAATGCCGAAGCGCTGCAGAAAACCATCGAGACCGGCGAGGCGCATTACTACAGCCGCAGCCGCAAGGTGCTGTGGCACAAGGGCGCCACTTCGGGTCTGGTGCAGAAGGTGGTCGAGATGCGCATCGACGACGACCAGGATGCCGTCTGGCTGCGCGTGGCGATTCCGGGCGATGCCTCCTGCCATGTCGGCTACCGCTCCTGCTTCTACCGCTCGGTGCCGACCGGCGCGCCGGCCGACCAGATCGAACTCACCTTCGAAGAGAAGGAAAAGATGTTCGATCCGAAGGCGGTCTACGGCGACGCTCCGAATCCTACAATCCTGTAA